A genomic segment from Desulfurobacterium pacificum encodes:
- a CDS encoding HlyD family secretion protein has product MNVKKVFTVVGLLVIAVFTLWIIYFFYQRHVYVITDNAFERADVVDVSVQDVSGKITKLLKKEFAPVKKGELLFTVDDSIYRKDLQSLESQISAMELKKKSLEVKLSRVKQQLPLEVKIKERQLSVAEKELKKLYLAEKMAEVDYKTSVAQAKAAVEASEKALLSAQTNLSFWKNRYNRYKRLYGKRVISKEQFEEIENGYKKAIALFASAESKLKSAKENLKKAESLKSRVEQIKVSIKEAKKRVDEAKLAVSLAREDLKKIQELENSIKELEKNISALKEKKAKVENLISYCYVKSPVKGVIAKKWKEVGDFVSPGLPVYSIYSPESFYVLAWIEEDKIPYVKVGANVKAELEVCGKTFEGKVTSVGTSAGSIFALIPRDTSQGEFTRVTQRVPVKIKLENVPLKCIKPGTNVTVYIRKE; this is encoded by the coding sequence ATGAATGTAAAAAAGGTTTTCACAGTTGTTGGTCTTTTGGTAATCGCAGTTTTTACGCTCTGGATAATCTACTTCTTCTATCAACGCCACGTTTACGTTATTACAGATAACGCCTTTGAAAGAGCTGACGTAGTGGATGTTTCCGTTCAGGACGTTTCCGGAAAAATCACAAAACTCCTGAAAAAAGAGTTTGCTCCGGTAAAGAAAGGAGAGCTGCTTTTCACCGTAGATGATTCTATCTACAGAAAAGACCTTCAGTCTCTTGAATCTCAAATCTCGGCTATGGAGCTAAAGAAGAAATCTCTTGAAGTCAAGTTAAGCAGAGTAAAGCAGCAGCTACCTTTAGAAGTGAAAATAAAGGAGCGACAGCTTTCTGTAGCTGAAAAGGAACTAAAGAAGTTATACCTTGCTGAAAAAATGGCAGAAGTTGACTATAAAACGTCGGTTGCTCAGGCAAAAGCTGCCGTTGAAGCTTCTGAAAAAGCCCTTCTCTCTGCTCAAACTAACCTTTCTTTCTGGAAGAACCGCTACAACAGATATAAAAGGCTTTACGGAAAGAGAGTTATATCTAAAGAGCAGTTTGAAGAGATAGAAAACGGTTACAAGAAAGCTATAGCCCTTTTTGCATCTGCTGAAAGCAAACTAAAAAGCGCTAAGGAGAACCTTAAAAAGGCAGAAAGTTTAAAGAGCAGAGTTGAGCAAATAAAAGTTTCAATCAAAGAGGCGAAGAAAAGGGTTGATGAAGCGAAACTTGCCGTTTCTTTAGCCAGAGAGGACTTAAAGAAAATACAGGAGCTTGAGAATAGTATAAAAGAGTTAGAAAAGAACATTTCTGCTTTAAAAGAGAAAAAGGCTAAAGTGGAGAACTTAATTTCTTACTGTTACGTTAAATCTCCTGTTAAAGGAGTCATAGCCAAAAAGTGGAAAGAAGTTGGTGATTTCGTTTCACCAGGTTTGCCCGTTTACTCAATCTATTCTCCTGAAAGTTTTTACGTTTTAGCCTGGATAGAGGAGGATAAGATACCTTACGTTAAGGTGGGTGCGAACGTGAAAGCAGAGTTGGAAGTTTGTGGAAAAACGTTTGAAGGGAAAGTAACTTCTGTTGGAACTTCAGCCGGTTCAATTTTTGCCCTCATACCGAGAGATACTTCTCAAGGAGAGTTTACGAGAGTTACGCAGAGAGTGCCGGTGAAAATAAAGCTTGAGAACGTTCCTCTTAAATGTATAAAACCTGGAACGAACGTAACCGTTTACATACGTAAGGAATGA
- the moaA gene encoding GTP 3',8-cyclase MoaA — protein MKKIEYLRISVTDRCNFQCKYCTSDKDYRFIPHSEILRYEEICELVRVFKTIGIKAVRITGGEPLVRKGIENLIYQLKEIGIEDVSLTTNGYFLAEKSETLKEAGLNRVNVSLDSLKPEKFSYITGKDKESFHKVLEGIERAIKVGLNPIKINVVLIKDFNDDEIGDFISFSENYGVEVRFIELMPVGNSPFSHSHFIPISHLKNLIEKNWGKLIPTKTFKKGPAKSYIVENTKAVLGFIPSVSEHFCSECNRLRLTPEGKLRLCLMRDEEVDLKCIIRSSDYSPEKLKEVIVNAIERKKQINGIDALESLGCQRKMFTIGG, from the coding sequence GTGAAAAAGATTGAATACCTCAGAATCTCGGTAACGGATAGGTGTAACTTCCAATGTAAATACTGCACATCAGACAAGGACTACCGTTTTATTCCCCATTCGGAAATCTTACGGTATGAAGAAATTTGCGAGTTAGTAAGAGTTTTTAAAACTATTGGTATAAAAGCAGTAAGAATAACGGGTGGCGAACCTTTAGTAAGAAAAGGAATAGAAAATCTAATCTATCAACTAAAAGAGATTGGAATAGAGGACGTATCGTTAACAACAAATGGCTACTTTTTAGCTGAAAAATCGGAAACTCTGAAAGAAGCTGGACTCAATCGCGTCAACGTAAGTCTTGATTCACTCAAACCTGAAAAGTTCTCTTACATAACAGGCAAAGATAAAGAGAGTTTTCATAAAGTTCTTGAAGGAATTGAAAGAGCCATAAAAGTAGGATTAAACCCCATAAAGATAAACGTTGTCCTTATAAAAGATTTTAACGATGACGAAATCGGTGATTTCATCTCCTTTTCAGAAAACTACGGCGTAGAAGTAAGATTTATTGAACTTATGCCTGTAGGTAATTCTCCATTCTCTCACTCCCACTTTATCCCTATATCCCACCTTAAAAACCTAATAGAAAAAAATTGGGGAAAACTTATCCCCACAAAAACTTTTAAAAAAGGACCAGCGAAATCCTACATCGTTGAAAATACAAAAGCAGTTTTGGGCTTTATTCCTTCAGTAAGCGAGCATTTCTGCTCTGAGTGTAACCGCTTAAGGCTTACACCGGAAGGAAAACTTAGACTCTGCCTGATGCGAGATGAGGAAGTTGACCTTAAATGTATAATTAGAAGTAGCGATTACTCACCAGAAAAACTAAAAGAAGTAATCGTAAATGCAATAGAAAGAAAAAAACAGATAAACGGAATAGATGCCCTTGAAAGTTTAGGGTGTCAGAGAAAAATGTTCACAATAGGAGGATAG
- a CDS encoding UDP-N-acetylmuramoyl-tripeptide--D-alanyl-D-alanine ligase: MKASEIARIVNGKLIGEDLQVNSFEFDSRKCGKGSLFIALKGNRDGHDFINDAFEKGAVGALASKKHTVPAVPAGKFLVLVEDTLKGFSKIASQKRKGFKGTAIAVTGSVGKTTTKELLSHFLSKRLSVYFNTKSYNNLIGVSYTLSNLPNNAEVYVQELGTNKKGEIKELTEIVKPDIAVVTYVGKAHTENFGSFKEIVEEKLSITESAEIAVVPYEFREYSRGKKTITFGKMGYISLQSVKLSPEGTEFILKIKDGKEKFFTPIPGYSVVNATMVAAAIALEMDIPLKELKEAVLSFQPPEMRMNVLKLKGTTVINDAYNANPISMANAIKVLSTYSGKKIAVLGEMLELDNAEEEHRKLGELLKEHRIDTVIATGENAAAILETFNGEAYHFVDRKEFLNFIKRYEFSNATVLVKGSRANRLEEVVEILKKRYRS; encoded by the coding sequence ATGAAAGCGTCTGAAATAGCGAGAATCGTGAATGGGAAGCTGATAGGAGAAGATTTACAGGTAAATAGTTTTGAGTTTGACTCAAGAAAGTGTGGAAAAGGCTCTCTATTTATAGCGTTAAAGGGTAACAGAGACGGTCACGATTTCATCAATGACGCTTTTGAAAAAGGAGCAGTAGGAGCTTTAGCAAGTAAAAAACATACTGTTCCTGCTGTTCCTGCAGGAAAGTTTTTAGTTTTAGTTGAAGATACGCTAAAAGGGTTTTCCAAAATAGCATCTCAGAAGAGAAAAGGTTTCAAAGGTACGGCAATAGCCGTTACAGGAAGCGTAGGTAAGACAACAACGAAAGAACTGCTGTCCCACTTTTTATCAAAACGACTCTCTGTCTACTTTAACACAAAAAGCTACAACAACTTAATAGGCGTATCTTACACACTCTCAAATCTACCTAACAACGCAGAAGTTTACGTTCAGGAATTAGGAACGAATAAAAAAGGGGAAATAAAAGAATTAACAGAGATAGTTAAACCGGATATAGCTGTAGTTACTTACGTAGGGAAAGCTCATACGGAAAACTTTGGAAGCTTTAAAGAGATAGTTGAAGAGAAGCTATCTATTACAGAAAGCGCGGAAATTGCCGTAGTTCCTTACGAGTTTAGAGAATATTCCAGAGGAAAAAAGACAATAACTTTCGGAAAAATGGGATATATATCACTGCAAAGCGTAAAGCTAAGCCCGGAAGGAACAGAGTTCATCTTAAAAATAAAGGATGGAAAAGAGAAATTCTTTACGCCGATACCCGGTTATTCTGTTGTCAACGCTACAATGGTTGCTGCAGCTATTGCTTTAGAGATGGATATTCCATTGAAAGAGTTGAAAGAAGCAGTTTTAAGCTTTCAGCCGCCGGAAATGAGAATGAACGTTTTAAAACTAAAAGGAACAACAGTAATTAACGATGCCTACAACGCCAATCCAATCTCTATGGCAAATGCGATAAAAGTTCTATCTACGTACAGCGGTAAAAAGATAGCTGTTTTAGGGGAAATGCTTGAGTTGGATAACGCCGAAGAGGAACACAGGAAGTTGGGGGAACTGCTAAAGGAACATAGAATTGATACAGTTATAGCAACCGGGGAAAACGCTGCAGCAATCCTTGAAACTTTTAACGGAGAGGCTTACCATTTTGTAGATAGAAAGGAATTTTTAAACTTCATTAAACGTTATGAGTTTTCAAACGCTACTGTTTTGGTGAAAGGTTCAAGGGCAAACAGATTGGAAGAAGTAGTAGAAATTCTAAAAAAGAGGTATAGAAGTTGA
- a CDS encoding UDP-N-acetylmuramoyl-L-alanyl-D-glutamate--2,6-diaminopimelate ligase, whose amino-acid sequence MKLGELLREVAQLPSELAWKEVKGITDNSKEVKANFLFFAIKGFKTDGNAYIEEAFNKGALAVVTDSQRAFKTYKNRNVILVKNARKLLSFAAAKFFGNPHKSLRLIGVTGTNGKTTTTFVLYHALNRLGTLTGIIGTVKKGIPQKETASVRTTPSSIEFFKTLKEIKEAGAENVVIEVSSHGLELYRTYPAEFDYSCFTNLSPEHLDFHVNMENYLTAKEKLLFRTKNTVLINTDDKYGSFLYGLKGIFSCKTLSYGKDGDFAFSFIQNRNGLTITINGETVRTNLKGEFNAYNVAAAYSILRCMGYRHEDLKNVFLDIYVPGRLEEVAPNVFVDYAHTPDALEKVLKALRELKPSKIITVFGCGGDRDREKRPLMGKVAERFSDKIVITSDNPRNEDPEKIIAEILEGIEEKEKVEIVPDRKEAILKALKVKEPNDVVLIAGKGHENYQIVGDKVIHFSDSEVVRGFYESV is encoded by the coding sequence TTGAAGTTAGGAGAACTCCTTAGAGAAGTAGCACAGCTACCTTCGGAACTTGCCTGGAAGGAAGTTAAAGGAATTACGGATAATTCTAAGGAAGTTAAAGCTAACTTCCTTTTTTTCGCGATAAAAGGCTTCAAAACTGACGGTAACGCTTACATTGAAGAAGCGTTCAACAAAGGAGCTTTAGCAGTAGTAACAGATTCGCAAAGAGCATTTAAAACGTACAAGAATCGTAACGTAATACTGGTCAAAAACGCAAGGAAGTTACTCTCTTTTGCTGCAGCCAAGTTCTTTGGCAATCCTCATAAATCACTAAGACTTATAGGAGTAACAGGAACAAACGGAAAAACGACTACCACTTTCGTTCTATACCACGCTTTAAATCGCTTAGGAACGCTTACAGGAATAATCGGAACGGTAAAAAAAGGAATTCCTCAGAAAGAAACAGCTTCGGTAAGGACGACTCCCTCCTCTATTGAGTTCTTCAAAACGCTAAAAGAGATAAAAGAAGCCGGAGCTGAAAACGTTGTTATAGAAGTTTCATCCCACGGTCTTGAACTTTACAGAACTTACCCTGCAGAGTTTGATTATTCATGCTTTACAAACCTTTCACCTGAACACCTGGATTTCCACGTCAACATGGAAAACTACTTAACCGCGAAGGAGAAACTACTTTTCCGCACGAAGAATACTGTACTTATAAACACAGACGATAAATACGGAAGTTTTCTTTACGGCTTAAAAGGGATATTCTCTTGTAAAACCTTGAGCTACGGTAAAGATGGAGACTTCGCCTTCAGCTTTATTCAAAACAGGAACGGTTTAACAATCACTATAAATGGTGAAACTGTTAGAACTAATCTAAAAGGAGAGTTCAACGCTTATAACGTTGCAGCTGCTTATTCAATACTGCGTTGCATGGGATACCGTCATGAAGATTTAAAAAACGTTTTTTTAGATATCTACGTGCCAGGAAGGCTTGAAGAGGTAGCACCAAACGTATTTGTTGATTACGCTCACACCCCTGATGCCCTTGAGAAAGTTTTAAAAGCGCTAAGAGAACTAAAACCGAGCAAAATCATAACTGTTTTTGGCTGCGGAGGGGACAGAGACAGAGAAAAGAGACCTTTAATGGGGAAAGTGGCAGAAAGGTTTTCCGATAAAATCGTAATAACCTCAGATAATCCAAGAAACGAAGACCCAGAAAAGATAATAGCCGAAATTTTAGAAGGCATTGAAGAAAAGGAAAAGGTAGAAATCGTTCCCGATAGAAAAGAAGCTATACTAAAAGCGTTAAAGGTAAAAGAACCAAATGATGTAGTTTTAATCGCCGGGAAAGGTCACGAAAATTATCAAATCGTAGGAGATAAGGTTATCCATTTCAGCGATAGTGAAGTTGTGAGGGGATTTTATGAAAGCGTCTGA
- a CDS encoding TetR/AcrR family transcriptional regulator encodes MKEKIIKAAEEVFSERGFHETKIYQIAEKAGVSVGTIYRFFESKEELYLTVVHSKLSKLEEEVKKAVSGKSPTLALKSYISAVIDFFLKEDGFFKLFIREVGVFSVVDEERFKISEWYRNYLKNLSSIIKKGIETGEFRKSDPYALSLAVSGVLKNMIYCHSKGMLNGDTEYLKKEIEDFILNGLLNK; translated from the coding sequence TTGAAAGAGAAGATAATAAAAGCAGCTGAGGAGGTGTTCTCGGAAAGGGGTTTTCATGAAACGAAAATCTACCAAATAGCAGAAAAAGCAGGCGTTTCGGTGGGAACTATCTATAGGTTTTTTGAAAGCAAGGAAGAGCTGTATTTGACGGTTGTTCATTCTAAACTTTCAAAACTTGAAGAAGAAGTTAAAAAGGCTGTAAGTGGAAAATCCCCCACCCTCGCCCTCAAATCCTACATCTCTGCAGTTATAGACTTCTTCTTAAAAGAAGATGGGTTCTTTAAACTTTTCATCAGAGAAGTTGGCGTTTTTTCCGTTGTTGATGAAGAAAGGTTCAAAATCTCAGAGTGGTACAGGAACTACTTAAAGAACCTCTCCTCAATAATAAAAAAGGGGATAGAAACGGGAGAGTTTAGAAAATCCGACCCCTACGCCCTCAGCCTTGCCGTTTCTGGCGTATTAAAAAACATGATTTACTGCCATAGTAAAGGAATGCTTAACGGAGATACTGAATACCTAAAGAAAGAGATAGAAGACTTTATACTTAACGGACTCCTCAACAAGTAG
- a CDS encoding D-alanine--D-alanine ligase family protein, with the protein MKVVVLYGGKSPESPISQKSAESVIKALKTLGHEVFPLELTRDVSLKLKELKPDKVFVVLHGCPGEDGTVQGLLEIAELPYTGCNVETSAICMDKDATKRILKTYGIPVPAGETYFKGDEVKPFEIPCVVKPARTGSTIGISIVRSPSEFEKAVEEAFKFDTKILIEEFIEGRELTVSVVNGKALPIVEIVTETGFYDYDSKYKSQTTKYEVPAKLHPKTEEKIKRIAEKVYKVLECRGAVRVDFRLDKWNSPYVLEVNTIPGLTERSLLPKAAKAEGITFEELIEEMLKS; encoded by the coding sequence TTGAAAGTAGTTGTTCTTTACGGCGGAAAATCCCCCGAATCCCCCATCTCCCAAAAAAGCGCAGAAAGCGTAATAAAAGCCCTCAAAACCTTAGGGCACGAAGTTTTTCCGTTAGAACTTACAAGAGACGTATCCCTAAAGTTAAAAGAGCTCAAGCCGGACAAAGTATTTGTAGTCCTCCACGGCTGCCCAGGAGAAGACGGAACAGTTCAGGGGCTTTTAGAGATAGCGGAACTACCCTACACCGGTTGCAACGTAGAAACGAGCGCAATATGTATGGACAAAGACGCAACGAAAAGAATCCTAAAAACCTACGGCATTCCCGTCCCCGCCGGTGAAACTTACTTTAAAGGCGATGAGGTTAAACCTTTTGAAATTCCGTGCGTCGTTAAGCCGGCAAGAACAGGCTCAACAATAGGCATATCCATCGTTCGCTCTCCTTCAGAGTTTGAGAAAGCGGTGGAGGAAGCGTTCAAGTTTGACACGAAAATCCTGATAGAAGAATTCATAGAGGGAAGGGAGTTAACGGTCAGCGTCGTAAACGGTAAAGCTCTACCGATAGTTGAAATAGTAACGGAAACGGGCTTTTACGATTACGACTCTAAGTATAAAAGTCAAACTACAAAGTACGAAGTTCCAGCAAAACTGCACCCTAAAACGGAAGAAAAAATCAAGAGAATAGCCGAAAAAGTCTACAAGGTTTTGGAGTGCAGAGGAGCCGTAAGGGTGGATTTTCGCCTGGATAAATGGAACTCACCGTACGTTTTAGAGGTTAACACTATTCCCGGTTTAACCGAAAGAAGCCTTTTGCCGAAAGCAGCCAAAGCAGAAGGTATCACCTTTGAAGAACTAATTGAGGAGATGCTTAAAAGTTGA
- the ftsA gene encoding cell division protein FtsA encodes MLDQKILTIDLGTSSIRTALSIISGDEKKTYITTAPSRGIKSGNIVNLQSAADSLQSALNKLKLESSTTVPPEAYVLITGAHTLSYKVETKITFPGWQTISYSDVNEVKNKAKKELLKKLGQSVRQHYSVIHIIPQEFVIENLSGIQNPIGHNGRELGMKAFIILATKSSIKNIESLLRKVNLNLKSVVLQSLASYYGIRDDKTYFNNNLLLYMGAGNTEYIYFREDKPILSQHIPFGSEDILEALVNTFKVSRKEAERLFFQHGSAYVHKVNPEEIININYGTTTKKLQRIYISAIIHLQLRKLFRDIKESLAEKDPTFVSNLNRVFLTGGLSKLQDVDYLAGKVFKAPAVTVETKDPVHKDPSLSPVVGTANYVLSLRNRKKLSDIKEDLTKEFEERGFLGRIFQFISELI; translated from the coding sequence ATGCTTGACCAAAAAATCTTAACGATAGATTTAGGAACTTCATCAATAAGAACGGCTCTGTCTATAATTTCTGGAGATGAAAAGAAAACTTACATAACGACAGCCCCTTCAAGAGGAATAAAGAGCGGAAACATCGTAAATCTACAATCGGCGGCAGATTCCCTCCAGTCTGCCCTTAACAAACTAAAGTTAGAATCTTCTACAACTGTTCCCCCTGAAGCTTACGTCCTCATAACAGGAGCACATACGCTAAGTTACAAAGTGGAAACGAAGATAACGTTCCCAGGATGGCAAACCATTTCTTACAGCGACGTTAACGAAGTAAAAAACAAAGCCAAAAAGGAACTTCTCAAAAAGTTAGGACAGTCTGTTCGCCAGCACTACAGCGTTATCCACATAATTCCTCAGGAGTTCGTTATAGAAAACCTGTCGGGCATTCAAAACCCCATAGGTCACAATGGCAGAGAATTGGGAATGAAAGCTTTTATCATACTGGCAACGAAATCATCAATCAAAAACATAGAGTCTCTGCTGAGAAAGGTTAACCTGAACTTAAAAAGCGTAGTGCTTCAATCTTTGGCTTCTTATTACGGAATAAGAGACGATAAAACCTACTTTAACAACAACCTACTCCTATACATGGGAGCTGGAAATACCGAATACATCTACTTTAGAGAGGACAAACCTATACTTTCACAACATATACCTTTCGGAAGCGAAGACATATTAGAAGCTTTAGTGAATACGTTTAAAGTTAGCAGGAAAGAAGCAGAAAGGCTTTTCTTCCAGCATGGCAGCGCTTACGTCCATAAAGTTAACCCTGAAGAGATAATCAACATTAACTACGGAACAACCACGAAAAAGCTTCAAAGAATTTACATATCCGCAATTATCCATTTACAACTAAGGAAACTGTTTAGAGATATTAAAGAAAGCCTTGCAGAGAAAGACCCAACGTTCGTTTCCAACTTAAACAGAGTCTTTTTAACTGGCGGTCTTTCAAAGCTTCAGGACGTTGATTACTTAGCAGGTAAGGTGTTCAAAGCTCCAGCTGTAACCGTTGAAACGAAAGACCCCGTTCACAAAGACCCATCCCTTTCGCCGGTTGTAGGAACGGCTAATTACGTTCTCTCTTTAAGAAACAGAAAGAAACTTTCCGATATAAAGGAAGATTTGACTAAGGAGTTTGAGGAGAGGGGATTTTTGGGGAGGATTTTTCAGTTTATCAGCGAACTTATATAG
- a CDS encoding YtxH domain-containing protein: MKRGSIMFLLGSILGAGAAYLATTKREEILKKIEELQEQIKESDLPERARNLVKEISDSIAQLITSGEENLTEEEKKNILEEVEAKIQKLEETIQREGE; this comes from the coding sequence ATGAAAAGAGGTTCAATAATGTTTCTGTTAGGAAGTATATTAGGAGCAGGTGCAGCTTACCTTGCAACAACAAAGAGAGAAGAAATTTTAAAGAAGATTGAAGAACTTCAGGAACAAATTAAGGAAAGTGACCTTCCTGAAAGGGCGAGAAACTTGGTAAAGGAAATTTCCGACTCCATAGCTCAGCTTATAACTTCTGGAGAGGAAAACCTTACGGAAGAAGAGAAGAAAAACATCCTTGAAGAAGTTGAAGCGAAAATCCAGAAGTTAGAAGAAACAATTCAGAGAGAAGGAGAGTAA
- a CDS encoding cell division protein FtsQ/DivIB translates to MNVKKRIVLAILVLLACFTAYTVINAPGKLQNVEIKFNNVPPEWKPYISQYIFSVVKLGEELNPQEIKYLKSVLSSLPWIKGYNISLKGNVLEISLEREEPSYFLITKENQYLIGRNGFVLEKNGKTFKGKLPAFYYYGKVSPFTLSGEFVKIKPIVAEEIKLLKNRLKEAKIKGEIPQVTITDVGIVLVYRKNRLTVYLDNNENSWSNFKKFTTRAPNLSAGVYDFRFHDLLVEGRKEKCLTKKS, encoded by the coding sequence TTGAATGTAAAAAAACGCATCGTTTTAGCAATTTTAGTTTTATTGGCTTGCTTCACCGCTTACACCGTAATCAACGCACCTGGAAAACTCCAAAACGTGGAAATAAAATTCAACAACGTTCCTCCTGAGTGGAAACCATACATAAGCCAGTACATATTTTCGGTAGTGAAGTTAGGCGAAGAGTTAAATCCACAAGAAATAAAATACCTGAAATCTGTCTTATCCTCCCTTCCCTGGATAAAAGGTTACAACATTTCTCTAAAAGGAAACGTTCTTGAAATCAGCCTTGAAAGGGAAGAACCTTCCTATTTCCTGATAACCAAAGAAAACCAATACCTTATAGGGAGAAACGGCTTCGTTTTAGAGAAGAACGGGAAAACCTTCAAAGGAAAACTACCAGCTTTTTATTACTACGGAAAGGTTTCTCCGTTTACACTTTCGGGGGAGTTTGTTAAAATCAAACCAATAGTAGCGGAAGAGATAAAGTTGTTAAAAAATCGTTTAAAAGAGGCGAAAATTAAAGGGGAGATACCACAGGTTACCATTACCGACGTGGGCATCGTCCTCGTTTATAGGAAGAACAGGTTAACGGTTTACCTTGACAACAACGAGAACAGCTGGAGCAACTTTAAGAAGTTTACCACCAGAGCGCCAAATTTAAGCGCAGGAGTTTACGATTTTCGTTTCCACGACTTGCTTGTGGAAGGGAGGAAGGAAAAATGCTTGACCAAAAAATCTTAA
- the ftsZ gene encoding cell division protein FtsZ has translation MFDIADEIFQGPVIKVIGVGGGGGNAVERMFEKGIEGVEFIAVNTDAQVLSRIQVPIKVQIGEKLTKGLGAGGKPEIGEQAALEDEPKIREVLEGSDMVFVTAGMGGGTGTGAAPIVAKIAKDMGILTVGVVTRPFDFEGRKRHEYAEAGIKRLKEFVDTLMVIPNQKLLTVAPKDMSILNAFKLADNVLYQAVRGITEVITKPGLINLDFADVKTVMHSGGYALIGIGEASGEDRALTAARKAIDNPLLENVQVEGASRILVNITGGPDLTLDEAYAAAGLIKERAKRDDTNFFFGVNVNEEMEGSIEVTVIATGFDEKGRPIPGFTTRATSSATSSYTGAPFQTHDTMETLDIDLQKILEQLKEED, from the coding sequence ATGTTTGATATAGCCGATGAGATTTTTCAAGGTCCTGTAATTAAAGTGATAGGCGTTGGCGGCGGTGGTGGAAATGCTGTTGAAAGGATGTTTGAAAAAGGAATAGAAGGCGTTGAATTCATCGCCGTAAATACAGATGCTCAGGTTCTCTCAAGAATTCAAGTTCCTATAAAGGTTCAAATAGGTGAAAAGTTAACTAAAGGCTTAGGGGCAGGCGGTAAACCAGAAATCGGCGAACAGGCTGCACTTGAAGATGAACCTAAAATTAGAGAAGTCCTTGAAGGTTCCGATATGGTGTTCGTTACCGCCGGTATGGGCGGTGGTACGGGAACAGGTGCCGCTCCTATCGTGGCTAAAATCGCTAAGGATATGGGTATTCTTACCGTCGGCGTTGTTACAAGACCTTTTGATTTTGAGGGTAGGAAAAGGCATGAGTACGCTGAAGCTGGTATTAAGAGACTAAAGGAGTTCGTTGATACCTTGATGGTTATTCCCAACCAGAAGCTCCTTACCGTTGCCCCTAAAGATATGAGCATACTAAACGCTTTCAAGTTAGCAGACAACGTTCTATATCAGGCAGTTAGAGGTATAACCGAAGTTATCACAAAACCCGGACTCATTAACCTTGACTTTGCAGATGTAAAAACCGTGATGCATAGCGGCGGCTACGCCCTTATAGGTATCGGTGAAGCAAGCGGTGAAGACAGAGCGTTAACTGCAGCAAGAAAGGCAATAGATAACCCTCTCCTTGAAAACGTTCAGGTTGAAGGGGCAAGTAGAATACTTGTAAACATTACAGGTGGACCAGATTTAACTCTTGATGAAGCTTACGCTGCTGCAGGTTTAATCAAAGAAAGGGCTAAAAGAGACGATACGAACTTCTTCTTCGGCGTAAACGTTAACGAGGAGATGGAAGGTTCAATAGAAGTTACCGTAATAGCTACAGGATTTGATGAAAAGGGAAGACCTATTCCTGGATTTACAACGCGGGCAACTTCTTCAGCAACATCTTCTTATACAGGAGCACCTTTCCAAACACACGATACTATGGAAACTCTTGATATAGACCTTCAAAAGATACTTGAGCAGCTGAAGGAAGAGGATTAA